Part of the Desulfosalsimonas propionicica genome is shown below.
AAAGATTATTTTTTCCGCAAAAGCCATCGGATTCCTGTCTTTGATAAGAAAACCATCCACCTCGTCGGTAATAATCTCCATGATACCGCCGACCTTTGGAGCCACCACCGGCAAACCGTAAGACATGGCCTCCAGTATGCTCATGGGAATCCCTTCATGAACCGAGGTATTCAAAAACACGTCGATCCCGGCATAAAAATCAGCCATATCTTCAACATGGCCTTTTAACAAAAACGCATCATCAAGCCCGTAAGAACTGATCCGTTCTCCAATTATATCCCGCTGCGGGCCGTCTCCGGCAAGTTCAAAGGCAACCGGATATCCCTTTTCCTTTATTGTACGTGCGATCTCAACCATCAAAGGATAGTCCTTTACCGGGAAAAACCGCCCAGCCGATCCCACTGTGATGCCGGATTCTGTATTGTGGTGCTTCGCCCTGGCCGGCAGTTCTATGCCGTTGTGTATGGTATGGACTTTTTGCGGATTAAAACCGAGTTCCTGAATATAGGTCTGCCGCATATCATCTGACACAACTACCAGGCTGTCAAAATGTTTGGCGAGCAGGAATTTATTTAATCCTGACACAAAACGTCCCTTGGACAGCAACCGCTTGCTGCCCCCCTCGGGCATTCCGTGCTGCGTGGCAATCAGGCGGGGCTTTCTCCGAAATCCCCTGGCCAAAAAAGCCAGGATATTTTCCTTGTAGCGGTGCGAGTGGATGACATCAGGTGATAATTTCTGTACCAAGGATCTGATTTGAAAAACGAGTGCATAAAAGGAAGTACTATGTTCGTCAACAACAAAAATCGGCACATCTGCATTACGCAGTTCCAGGGCCAGACGGCCTTCATTAAAAACTATAGCGGCAACATCGATTTCGCTGAATTCCTGCAATTCTTTAAGCAGGCTAAAAGCCATGACTTCGGCGCCGGCCCATAGATCGCCGGAAATAAAATGGCACACTTTTACCATATTAGGGCTTCCTGAAAAACTTGCTTCAAATTTCTGTGCATAACCCCGGCCGACCCTGGAGAGGGCTTCCAATTTGACTCAGGATAAGCAGATTATA
Proteins encoded:
- a CDS encoding glycosyltransferase family 4 protein — its product is MVKVCHFISGDLWAGAEVMAFSLLKELQEFSEIDVAAIVFNEGRLALELRNADVPIFVVDEHSTSFYALVFQIRSLVQKLSPDVIHSHRYKENILAFLARGFRRKPRLIATQHGMPEGGSKRLLSKGRFVSGLNKFLLAKHFDSLVVVSDDMRQTYIQELGFNPQKVHTIHNGIELPARAKHHNTESGITVGSAGRFFPVKDYPLMVEIARTIKEKGYPVAFELAGDGPQRDIIGERISSYGLDDAFLLKGHVEDMADFYAGIDVFLNTSVHEGIPMSILEAMSYGLPVVAPKVGGIMEIITDEVDGFLIKDRNPMAFAEKIIFLEDNPEILNKMGRAAMVKVEEEYSAGAMAEKYLNLYFKAHLAGSPKKRK